In Eretmochelys imbricata isolate rEreImb1 chromosome 4, rEreImb1.hap1, whole genome shotgun sequence, a single window of DNA contains:
- the DDIT4L gene encoding DNA damage-inducible transcript 4-like protein, translating into MVATSNLSSKSTACISELLHQGFHHSNISDFDYWDYVVPEPNLNEVVFEERTCQSLVKMLENCLSKSKQTKLHCSKVLIPEKLTKRIAQDVLRLSSTEPCGLRGCIIHVNLEIGNVCKKLDNLIYDPSVVPTFELTLVFKQDCCSWPSFRDFFFTRACFASGSKRTLILSPGFRLIKKKLYSLIETVIEEC; encoded by the exons ATGGTTGCAACTAGCAATTTAAGCAGTAAAAGCACTGCATGCATTTCAGAATTGCTACACCAAGGCTTTCACCACTCAAACATAAGCG ACTTTGACTACTGGGATTACGTTGTGCCTGAACCCAACCTTAATGAGGTGGTGTTTGAGGAGAGAACCTGTCAGAGTTTAGTTAAAATGTTGGAGAACTGCCTATCCAAATCAAAGCAGACCAAACTTCACTGTTCAAAGGTTCTGATACCAGAAAAACTAACCAAGAGAATAGCTCAAGATGTATTGCGGCTTTCTTCAACTGAGCCCTGTGGCTTGAGAGGTTGCATTATCCATGTCAATTTAGAAATTGGAAATGTATGTAAAAAACTGGATAATCTTATCTATGACCCCAGTGTTGTTCCTACTTTCGAACTGACACTTGTGTTCAAGCAGGACTGTTGCTCATGGCCCAGTTTCAGGGACTTTTTCTTTACCCGAGCTTGTTTCGCGTCTGGCAGCAAACGTACTCTGATTCTGAGTCCTGGGTTTcggcttattaaaaaaaaactttactcCTTGATTGAGACAGTCATTGAAGAATGCTAG